One Deltaproteobacteria bacterium genomic region harbors:
- a CDS encoding 4Fe-4S binding protein, whose translation MSYSITDSCNGCGACARLCPVDAIHGEKKEKHRIDKLLCIECGACGRVCPEGAILDAAGNPCTMIKRSQWEKPRFDRKICTSCNICIDACPVGCLDLSEPDDRKDPHGYPCMKVEKACIGCGFCAAECPVGAVTMAVE comes from the coding sequence ATGTCATATAGCATCACTGATAGTTGCAATGGCTGCGGGGCCTGTGCACGTCTGTGCCCCGTTGACGCTATTCACGGTGAAAAAAAGGAAAAACACCGGATCGACAAACTGCTCTGCATCGAATGTGGCGCCTGCGGCAGGGTCTGCCCCGAGGGGGCGATCCTCGACGCCGCCGGCAACCCCTGTACCATGATCAAGCGGTCCCAGTGGGAAAAGCCGCGATTCGACAGGAAGATATGTACCTCCTGCAACATCTGTATCGATGCCTGTCCCGTGGGATGCCTTGATCTGTCGGAGCCCGATGACAGGAAAGATCCCCATGGATATCCCTGCATGAAGGTTGAAAAGGCCTGCATCGGCTGCGGCTTCTGCGCCGCGGAGTGCCCTGTCGGGGCCGTGACGATGGCGGTGGAGTAA
- a CDS encoding SCP2 sterol-binding domain-containing protein encodes MEYWKDENEPIKMFVKLFEEGFKDADLSGGLKKVNQLIWFDYTQDGPNCSFWVDCRGGDLKTGPGKPADAPDLTMSLSADDAHRSWSNKLNPVMAITRKKIRVKGSATGLLKLAPKLKKVAELYVKVLKDEGKEGIILK; translated from the coding sequence ATGGAATACTGGAAGGACGAAAATGAACCCATCAAAATGTTTGTGAAACTTTTTGAAGAAGGATTCAAAGATGCTGATCTGTCGGGCGGATTGAAGAAAGTGAACCAGCTCATCTGGTTCGATTACACCCAGGACGGACCGAACTGTTCCTTCTGGGTCGACTGCCGCGGCGGTGATCTCAAGACCGGTCCCGGCAAACCCGCCGATGCACCGGACCTGACCATGAGTCTCTCAGCGGATGACGCCCATCGCTCCTGGTCGAACAAGCTCAATCCCGTCATGGCGATCACGAGAAAGAAGATCAGGGTGAAGGGTTCGGCCACGGGACTCCTGAAACTCGCCCCGAAACTCAAGAAGGTCGCCGAACTGTACGTCAAGGTACTGAAAGATGAGGGGAAAGAAGGCATAATCCTGAAGTAG
- a CDS encoding MotA/TolQ/ExbB proton channel family protein, whose product MIDYFYRGGPVMYPLLFCSLVSLTIIIERSLFWFRERHRGDAALRDRFMKMIERNDLEEARRITAGTRDFIISVLVCGLVHREFSMRDALQMGADEEIARMRRYLPVLDTMITLSPLLGILGTVVGIISSFTMLGEVGVENPGLVTVGIGQALITTAFGLIIAIFSLIPYNYFQSRIEHAVREIEKYGTSLEIVVDRNKNGVRVT is encoded by the coding sequence ATGATCGATTATTTTTACCGGGGTGGACCGGTCATGTATCCGCTCCTGTTCTGCTCGCTTGTTTCTCTGACGATCATTATTGAACGGTCCCTGTTCTGGTTCCGGGAGCGGCATCGCGGCGATGCCGCTCTTCGGGACCGGTTCATGAAAATGATAGAGAGGAATGATCTCGAAGAGGCGCGGCGAATCACCGCCGGGACCCGAGATTTCATCATCAGTGTCCTTGTCTGCGGCCTGGTGCACCGTGAATTTTCCATGCGCGACGCCCTCCAGATGGGTGCCGATGAGGAGATCGCCCGCATGCGCCGGTACCTGCCGGTCCTTGATACGATGATAACGCTCTCACCGCTTCTTGGCATTCTGGGGACCGTGGTGGGCATCATTTCCTCATTCACCATGCTGGGAGAGGTGGGCGTCGAGAATCCGGGGCTTGTCACGGTCGGGATCGGTCAAGCCCTTATAACGACGGCCTTCGGTCTTATCATCGCCATCTTCAGCCTGATACCGTATAACTATTTCCAATCCCGGATAGAACATGCGGTCAGGGAAATTGAAAAATACGGTACCAGCCTCGAGATCGTCGTGGACCGGAATAAAAACGGGGTAAGGGTAACATGA
- a CDS encoding TonB-dependent receptor — protein MKRAVKWVVPMLILFLTIVPAPAQTRDEPAVILDEIVVTATKTTEVRKDVPNAVIIVDDLDIAEFPGNSLGTVLANDPGIDLRTYGDYGGAGEEIHIRGMSGNASQVYVNGISVNSPSLGLADVSRIPLNSVERIEVVKGSGSLLYGSGAMGGTVNITTKGPRRDRMDLKAEAGYGTENTCRLSVEQGMFVTDSFGYYLTVSRHETDGFRDNSDLEHNDVSLKLVYDGGDMLAVSLYGDYVDREYGSPGVKPPEGTQAFSVNGVRVYNDEAASLLDHAGDEDGNLGMQIVSSPLEWMEITLRGSFSSLESYNYSRYYDSWAGDLPGTESRVANDVSDGEALLELTPVGGFSLLTGVEYRDIEWESRTDTLDGQGGKLSEVKENADVYTRGVFSEMQYRPCSWFKLLAGARHEQHSVFGYAVVPRYGLVFNPLEHTVLKASYGGHFNAPTPNDLFWPDDGYTKGNPELKPETGWHTDVTIEQALFDDRLFVTLTYFGWKIDDKIQWGPDSAGVWTPQNLRKYTAKGQEVGVKLGPFSNMTVALNYTHTDAVEENRDYTRQDYGWPPLLPADFRYTWVERRAALTPEHLFKGTLTWWTDFGTTVTVVARFVGDRLWYRTETDGTYPDTKTVEYELDAYWTADCRIQQRLNDHWLLSLQGNNIFNKGYDTYYGIFYDSTGAGTVCGFPGAGRSVYASLTYDF, from the coding sequence ATGAAACGTGCAGTGAAATGGGTCGTACCGATGCTGATACTTTTCCTTACCATTGTGCCGGCGCCGGCGCAGACAAGGGACGAACCTGCCGTGATCCTTGATGAAATTGTCGTGACAGCAACAAAGACGACGGAGGTGCGGAAGGATGTTCCCAATGCCGTTATTATTGTCGACGATCTCGATATCGCCGAATTTCCCGGAAATTCCCTCGGTACCGTCCTGGCGAATGATCCCGGCATCGATCTGAGGACCTATGGGGATTATGGCGGAGCAGGCGAAGAGATCCATATCCGGGGAATGAGCGGCAACGCTTCACAGGTCTATGTGAACGGCATCAGTGTGAATTCACCCTCTCTGGGACTTGCTGATGTAAGCAGGATCCCGCTGAACAGTGTTGAGAGGATAGAGGTCGTCAAGGGTTCGGGTTCGCTTCTCTATGGTTCGGGTGCCATGGGAGGGACGGTGAATATCACGACCAAAGGACCGCGCCGTGATCGGATGGACCTGAAGGCGGAAGCGGGGTACGGCACGGAAAACACCTGCCGCCTGTCCGTGGAACAGGGCATGTTCGTCACCGATTCGTTCGGCTACTATCTGACGGTAAGCAGACATGAAACGGACGGGTTTCGTGACAACAGCGATCTCGAGCACAACGATGTCTCGCTGAAACTGGTATATGACGGGGGGGACATGCTCGCCGTCAGCCTCTACGGGGACTATGTCGACCGGGAGTACGGCAGCCCCGGCGTCAAGCCGCCCGAGGGGACACAGGCGTTTTCCGTCAACGGGGTTCGCGTGTATAACGACGAGGCCGCAAGCCTTCTTGACCACGCCGGCGACGAGGACGGAAACCTGGGAATGCAGATCGTGAGCAGCCCCCTGGAGTGGATGGAAATTACTCTCAGGGGAAGTTTCTCGTCACTGGAAAGCTATAATTACTCCCGATACTATGATTCATGGGCGGGAGACCTTCCGGGTACGGAAAGCCGGGTCGCGAATGACGTGAGCGACGGGGAGGCCCTGCTGGAGCTGACGCCTGTCGGGGGTTTTTCCCTGCTGACGGGAGTGGAGTACCGCGATATCGAGTGGGAGAGCAGAACGGACACTCTCGACGGACAGGGGGGAAAACTGAGCGAGGTGAAAGAAAACGCCGATGTCTATACGAGAGGGGTCTTTTCCGAGATGCAGTACCGCCCCTGTTCATGGTTCAAGCTCCTGGCCGGCGCGAGGCACGAGCAGCATTCCGTGTTCGGATACGCGGTCGTTCCCCGCTACGGGCTGGTGTTCAATCCTCTCGAGCATACGGTCCTGAAGGCGAGTTACGGGGGACATTTCAACGCGCCCACACCCAACGACCTTTTCTGGCCCGATGACGGGTACACGAAAGGTAATCCGGAACTCAAGCCGGAAACGGGCTGGCATACGGATGTGACCATCGAACAGGCCCTGTTCGATGACAGGCTCTTTGTGACCCTTACCTATTTCGGCTGGAAGATCGATGACAAGATCCAGTGGGGTCCCGACTCCGCGGGTGTCTGGACACCGCAGAACCTGCGCAAATACACTGCAAAGGGGCAGGAAGTGGGCGTAAAGCTCGGACCATTCAGCAATATGACGGTGGCATTGAATTATACGCACACCGACGCCGTGGAGGAAAACAGGGACTATACCCGCCAGGACTACGGATGGCCGCCGCTGCTGCCAGCAGATTTCCGGTATACCTGGGTCGAGCGCCGTGCCGCCTTGACACCGGAGCACCTGTTCAAGGGCACGCTGACCTGGTGGACCGATTTCGGGACGACGGTAACGGTCGTCGCGCGGTTCGTGGGGGACCGGTTGTGGTACAGAACCGAGACCGACGGCACCTATCCCGATACGAAGACCGTGGAATACGAGCTTGACGCATACTGGACGGCGGATTGCAGGATACAGCAGCGGCTGAATGATCATTGGCTGCTGTCGCTTCAGGGAAACAATATCTTCAACAAGGGATATGATACCTACTACGGGATATTTTATGACTCAACTGGAGCGGGAACGGTCTGCGGGTTTCCGGGCGCGGGGAGGTCGGTGTATGCGAGCCTTACTTATGATTTTTGA
- a CDS encoding aldehyde ferredoxin oxidoreductase family protein, which produces MKANTGKIIDVDLSAGTVKVEQLPEEYYTKYIGGSGLAAKLFWERGNFDADALSPEAMLLFMNGPFAGLKLSGASRHSTAGRSPLTGGWGDSSCGGFLAPELRYAGYDGFILTGKAAQPSLLLIEDDKIEILDASEYWGQGATQVTESLKKRFGKAYRTLVIGPAGENLVRYSIILNEGHHATGRAGFGAVMGSKNLKAIVVKASKKKMELVDPERFEELRKELNPKIREALASDVLHENGTAANLIGGMYAGDVPIRNWTSNFWEEAADALTGSTLTETYLTKRGACAYCNIACKRIVEVKEGPWAIPEGPGPEYETIVSFGTLIGSIDLAATCKAGRLCNDLGIDTISTGGTIAWAMEAFEKGDLTKDDTDGVELNWGDLETVIDVILPKIAAREGKLGELLANGSVAASKKIGKGADYTVHAKGLEAPMHDPRGGGHGMALTYAVEARGACHVADPMLFAEMGARYYPEIGFEYELEPRTDENKAEAAVDMVAFGAIENSACFCQFADAEVTIPEWVELFNIVPGYEWDAEEMMRAGRRVFYLKRMINYRFGRTADDDKLTKRMLEPATDGEPEGVEINFEGMKQRFYELMKIDPEKAIPVKEVLVEYDMADEAGAVW; this is translated from the coding sequence ATGAAAGCCAATACGGGAAAGATAATCGACGTAGATCTTTCCGCCGGTACCGTGAAGGTGGAACAATTACCCGAAGAATACTATACAAAGTATATAGGCGGGAGCGGGCTGGCGGCGAAGCTCTTCTGGGAACGGGGGAATTTCGATGCCGATGCTCTTTCACCGGAAGCGATGCTTCTCTTCATGAACGGTCCCTTCGCCGGGCTGAAGCTTTCCGGCGCAAGCCGCCACAGCACCGCGGGCAGGTCACCCCTCACGGGTGGCTGGGGTGATTCCTCCTGCGGCGGCTTCCTCGCACCTGAGCTGCGCTACGCGGGATATGACGGATTCATACTGACGGGCAAGGCGGCACAGCCCTCACTGCTCCTGATCGAGGATGACAAGATCGAAATCCTCGATGCCTCGGAGTACTGGGGACAGGGAGCGACGCAAGTGACCGAGTCCCTGAAAAAGCGCTTCGGCAAGGCATACCGTACGCTTGTCATCGGTCCGGCCGGTGAAAACCTGGTGCGGTATTCCATCATTCTCAACGAGGGACATCATGCCACCGGCCGTGCGGGATTCGGGGCCGTCATGGGCTCGAAGAACCTCAAGGCTATCGTGGTAAAGGCGAGCAAGAAAAAGATGGAGTTGGTCGATCCCGAACGCTTCGAAGAACTTCGCAAGGAACTGAATCCGAAGATACGGGAAGCCCTCGCCTCGGATGTTCTTCATGAGAACGGGACGGCCGCCAATCTCATCGGCGGCATGTATGCCGGTGACGTCCCCATCAGGAACTGGACATCCAATTTTTGGGAGGAAGCGGCCGACGCCCTTACGGGAAGCACCCTGACGGAAACCTACCTTACCAAGCGGGGCGCTTGTGCATACTGCAACATCGCCTGCAAGCGAATCGTCGAGGTCAAGGAAGGCCCCTGGGCCATTCCGGAAGGTCCCGGCCCCGAATATGAAACGATCGTTTCCTTCGGAACGCTTATCGGCTCCATCGACCTTGCCGCCACCTGCAAGGCCGGAAGGTTGTGCAACGATCTCGGCATCGACACAATTTCAACAGGCGGGACCATCGCCTGGGCAATGGAGGCCTTCGAAAAGGGTGACCTGACAAAGGATGATACCGACGGTGTCGAACTGAACTGGGGTGATCTGGAAACGGTCATCGACGTGATCCTTCCCAAAATAGCAGCACGTGAGGGAAAACTTGGTGAGCTTCTTGCCAACGGCAGCGTCGCAGCCTCAAAAAAGATCGGCAAGGGAGCGGATTATACCGTTCACGCCAAGGGACTTGAAGCCCCCATGCATGATCCCCGGGGCGGCGGTCACGGCATGGCATTGACCTATGCCGTGGAAGCCCGTGGTGCCTGTCACGTGGCAGATCCCATGCTGTTTGCCGAGATGGGGGCCCGATATTACCCGGAGATCGGGTTCGAGTATGAACTGGAACCGAGGACCGACGAGAACAAGGCGGAAGCCGCCGTGGACATGGTGGCCTTCGGTGCCATCGAGAACAGCGCCTGTTTCTGCCAGTTCGCCGATGCGGAAGTGACCATTCCCGAGTGGGTTGAACTTTTCAACATCGTTCCCGGCTACGAGTGGGATGCCGAGGAAATGATGCGCGCAGGCAGGCGTGTCTTCTATCTCAAACGGATGATCAACTATCGTTTCGGCCGCACCGCCGACGACGACAAACTGACGAAACGGATGCTGGAGCCGGCCACGGATGGTGAACCCGAAGGGGTGGAGATCAATTTCGAAGGGATGAAGCAGCGGTTCTACGAACTGATGAAGATCGATCCCGAAAAGGCCATACCGGTGAAAGAGGTGCTCGTCGAATACGATATGGCCGATGAAGCCGGCGCCGTCTGGTAA
- a CDS encoding iron chelate uptake ABC transporter family permease subunit → MGDGAIVTKARVMRVSLGLLFLYGAVVVVSLLVGTAKVDVGTGCAGLLCALRQGGFDAVPPETMILFSIRLPRIIFAGIVGASLSIAGVLFQGLLRNPLAEPFILGISGGAAVGAITAIIIGAGCCALGIPLLAFLGAAATVGVVFITGRRNGRLEPNTLLLAGVIINAFFSALIMFFLSISAVADLHSMTFWLMGNLGLVGWGEILTALVFLCCGAAVSCRYGRSLNLIVTGDDTALHLGVNVERTKVILFVAGSLMTAVAVAFAGIIGFVGLIIPHMMRLMLGSDHRLLLPASFLFGASFLVIADTVARSILPYTELPVGVVTALCGAPYFLYLLRSRAGVS, encoded by the coding sequence GTGGGTGACGGAGCGATCGTAACCAAAGCTCGGGTGATGCGGGTCTCCCTGGGGCTCCTCTTTCTGTATGGGGCCGTGGTGGTCGTTTCTCTTCTTGTCGGCACTGCTAAGGTGGATGTCGGGACCGGATGCGCTGGGCTGCTTTGTGCCCTCCGTCAGGGAGGGTTCGACGCGGTGCCACCGGAAACGATGATCCTTTTCTCCATCCGCCTTCCCCGCATAATCTTTGCCGGTATAGTGGGCGCGTCCCTCTCGATAGCGGGCGTCCTGTTCCAGGGCCTGCTCCGGAACCCCCTGGCGGAACCTTTCATTCTCGGTATTTCCGGCGGAGCTGCCGTTGGAGCCATAACGGCGATCATTATCGGTGCCGGGTGCTGCGCTCTCGGGATTCCCCTGCTTGCCTTTCTGGGTGCCGCCGCGACGGTGGGGGTCGTTTTCATAACGGGAAGGCGCAACGGGCGGCTGGAGCCGAACACGCTTCTTCTGGCGGGCGTCATCATCAATGCCTTTTTTTCCGCACTCATCATGTTCTTTCTTTCCATCAGCGCCGTTGCGGACCTGCACAGTATGACCTTCTGGCTCATGGGAAATCTTGGGCTGGTCGGATGGGGAGAGATACTGACGGCACTGGTGTTCCTCTGTTGCGGGGCGGCGGTCAGTTGCCGGTACGGGCGTTCCCTGAACCTGATCGTCACCGGTGACGACACGGCCCTGCATCTTGGTGTCAATGTGGAGCGGACCAAAGTGATCCTCTTCGTCGCCGGATCGCTCATGACCGCCGTCGCCGTCGCCTTCGCGGGGATCATCGGCTTTGTCGGTCTCATCATACCGCACATGATGCGGCTTATGCTGGGGTCGGATCATCGTCTTCTTTTGCCCGCCTCCTTTCTTTTCGGAGCGTCGTTCTTGGTGATCGCCGACACGGTGGCGCGCAGCATTCTTCCCTACACGGAACTTCCCGTGGGTGTCGTGACGGCGCTTTGCGGGGCGCCCTATTTTCTCTATCTGCTTCGCAGCAGGGCGGGTGTGTCATGA
- a CDS encoding ABC transporter ATP-binding protein, translated as MVDAHNLWFRYGDEWVLRDVSLSVEQGAFVGILGPNGSGKTTLLRVLDAALVPQKGGVMVAGRDLSGIRRRELARLIAVVPQEMPSVFPFRVGEIVLMGRAPHLRPMEFEGPQDLEKARRAMEVTEIVHLRDRFMNELSGGEKQRVLVARALAQEPEVLLLDEPTAYLDLKHQVALLQLLTELNRKERLTVIAVTHDLNLASLYCGRLVLLKEGYLYREGSPGQVVTEETIREVFGTPVCVDGHPHSGTPRVTVLPE; from the coding sequence ATGGTGGATGCGCACAACCTATGGTTTCGTTACGGGGATGAGTGGGTCCTCCGGGACGTTTCCCTTTCCGTTGAGCAGGGCGCGTTCGTGGGGATACTGGGACCCAACGGTTCGGGGAAAACGACGCTTCTCCGCGTGCTCGATGCCGCGCTCGTCCCGCAGAAGGGCGGCGTGATGGTCGCGGGCAGGGACCTTTCAGGCATCCGGCGAAGGGAACTGGCGCGGCTGATCGCCGTGGTTCCCCAGGAAATGCCGTCAGTGTTTCCCTTCAGGGTCGGGGAGATCGTTCTTATGGGACGGGCGCCGCACTTGAGGCCGATGGAGTTTGAGGGTCCCCAGGACCTTGAAAAGGCACGGCGTGCCATGGAGGTCACAGAGATCGTTCACCTGCGGGATCGTTTCATGAACGAACTGAGCGGCGGGGAAAAACAGCGGGTCCTGGTCGCCCGCGCACTGGCCCAGGAACCGGAAGTTCTTCTCCTGGACGAGCCCACGGCCTACCTGGACCTCAAACACCAAGTGGCCCTGCTGCAACTTCTGACCGAACTGAACCGGAAGGAGCGACTGACGGTCATCGCTGTGACCCATGACCTCAATCTGGCATCGCTGTACTGTGGTCGGCTCGTGCTTCTCAAGGAGGGATACCTTTACCGGGAAGGCAGTCCCGGGCAGGTCGTTACGGAAGAAACGATCAGGGAGGTATTTGGAACGCCCGTTTGTGTCGACGGGCATCCCCACTCGGGAACGCCCCGGGTAACGGTATTACCAGAATGA
- a CDS encoding iron-containing alcohol dehydrogenase translates to MKYPDIAFEPFFSWYNRPRIMYSPGVRAEIGFEMSQLGGSKVVMYTDKGLVNAGVADMVAEAIRSSEELELVGIFDDIVQDARIDIINKGAEFYRKSGADCMVVVGGGSVMDTAKAVNIMIGRKVDDFQPLADQAALWEGAKPLPPHIVFPTTAGTGSEITNALVVLDTESGVKLGVSHPFNADIAMLDPELTVALPAKITAFTGMDALTHAVEGITSTAAEPIADGLGLHAIRLIFKYLPLAVKEPDNIEARGNMLIASSMAGLCFGNTMTGAVHSTAHALGGKYGVPHGLGNGIMLPIVMEFNVEEAPLKFLMIADAMGIDVAGMDPVDAGMAAVKAVKDLKKEVGLTDTLTDLKIPKDPDELQALVELAAGDSQISYNPRYLEEEDIRNLYLKAF, encoded by the coding sequence ATGAAGTACCCGGACATTGCCTTTGAACCGTTTTTTTCCTGGTACAACAGACCCCGGATAATGTACTCGCCGGGTGTCAGGGCCGAGATCGGCTTTGAGATGAGCCAGCTGGGCGGATCGAAAGTCGTCATGTACACGGACAAGGGACTCGTGAACGCCGGCGTCGCCGACATGGTGGCCGAGGCGATCCGGAGTTCCGAAGAACTGGAACTGGTCGGCATATTTGATGATATAGTCCAGGACGCCCGGATCGACATCATCAACAAGGGAGCCGAATTCTACCGCAAAAGCGGCGCCGATTGCATGGTTGTCGTCGGCGGCGGCAGTGTCATGGACACGGCAAAGGCCGTGAATATCATGATTGGCAGGAAGGTCGACGACTTCCAGCCGCTGGCGGACCAGGCCGCTCTTTGGGAAGGGGCAAAGCCGCTGCCGCCCCACATTGTATTTCCCACGACGGCGGGAACCGGGAGTGAGATCACGAACGCCCTGGTTGTCCTGGATACGGAAAGCGGCGTAAAATTGGGGGTCAGTCATCCCTTCAACGCGGATATCGCCATGCTCGATCCGGAACTGACCGTGGCGCTCCCCGCGAAGATTACGGCCTTTACGGGCATGGACGCTCTGACACATGCCGTCGAAGGCATCACATCCACCGCCGCGGAACCCATCGCCGACGGCCTGGGGCTCCATGCCATCAGGCTCATCTTCAAGTACCTGCCCCTTGCCGTGAAGGAACCGGACAACATTGAAGCACGGGGGAACATGCTCATCGCCAGCAGCATGGCGGGTCTGTGTTTCGGCAATACCATGACCGGCGCTGTTCATTCCACGGCCCATGCCCTGGGCGGCAAGTACGGCGTGCCCCATGGTCTGGGCAACGGCATCATGCTTCCCATCGTCATGGAATTCAATGTGGAGGAAGCGCCCCTGAAATTTCTCATGATCGCCGACGCCATGGGTATCGATGTGGCGGGCATGGATCCCGTTGATGCCGGCATGGCTGCCGTAAAGGCTGTAAAAGACCTCAAGAAGGAAGTGGGCCTGACGGACACGCTGACGGACCTGAAGATCCCCAAAGACCCGGATGAACTCCAGGCCCTCGTCGAACTGGCAGCCGGTGATTCACAGATCAGCTATAACCCGCGTTACCTGGAGGAAGAGGACATTCGCAACCTGTACTTGAAAGCGTTTTAG
- a CDS encoding aldehyde ferredoxin oxidoreductase family protein, with product MKGKSGYTGKILNVDLDGGTMSEETIPDEIYESHLSGMGLAAALLYDRIPAGADPLGPDNILGIVSGLLTGTGSFFTGRWMVVGKSPLTGGWGDANCGGSFAPAIKRCGYDGIFFRGISERPVYLLVKNGTPQLRDAAHLWGMDAVETEELLIEEHGNGARVACIGPAGENRSLISGISNDRGRLAARSGLGAVMGAKRLKAVVLAGKGRIHAHDPDEMKRLSAACNKWVRFQPPFVSGPFTAKIGALLRVMPTQMAQDGMLFKIILKKWGTACMNQMSIEMGDSPIKNWTGSNRDFGTDRSKPTNPDAIIERERIKYHCYSCPLGCGGICTMEGKYTETHKPEYETILALGGLCMNADADSLFEMNEMLNRAGMDTISAGSTVAFAIECYERGIITKEDTGGLELTWGNAPAIVELVQKMITREGIGDLLADGSKFAAERIGKNSAAFAMHAGGQDLPMHDGRNDPGFALHYSVEPTPGRHTIGAQLYYEMFQLWRKVKDLPKAQMLYSKDRKFETGEDKAIKAAACSKYVNVMNGAGLCLFSAFLGAHRLPLFEWLNAATGWNKTAEEYLEIGERIQTLRQAFNIKHGIKPRTFVIPNRALGKEPLSEGANKSRTVDIEPMIRDYWRLFGWDETSGNPKEESIKRLGIKQ from the coding sequence ATGAAAGGGAAGAGTGGATACACCGGGAAAATCCTGAACGTCGATCTGGACGGGGGAACCATGTCAGAGGAAACGATTCCCGATGAGATTTACGAGAGTCATCTTTCGGGAATGGGCCTGGCCGCCGCCCTGCTTTACGACCGGATCCCCGCCGGGGCAGACCCGCTGGGGCCGGACAATATCCTCGGTATTGTTTCAGGTCTTCTGACCGGCACGGGAAGTTTCTTCACGGGACGGTGGATGGTGGTGGGAAAATCGCCCCTCACCGGTGGCTGGGGAGACGCGAACTGCGGTGGAAGCTTCGCGCCGGCCATCAAGCGGTGCGGGTACGACGGCATTTTCTTCCGCGGTATCAGTGAAAGACCCGTGTATCTGCTGGTGAAGAATGGAACACCACAACTCCGTGACGCCGCGCATCTCTGGGGAATGGACGCCGTGGAAACCGAAGAGTTGCTCATCGAGGAGCACGGAAACGGTGCCCGCGTGGCCTGTATCGGTCCCGCCGGTGAAAATCGTTCCCTTATATCAGGTATATCGAACGACCGGGGACGGCTTGCCGCCCGTTCCGGCCTCGGTGCCGTGATGGGTGCAAAGAGATTGAAAGCGGTGGTTCTTGCCGGGAAGGGACGGATTCATGCCCATGACCCCGATGAGATGAAGCGGCTCAGTGCGGCCTGCAACAAGTGGGTGCGGTTTCAGCCGCCCTTCGTATCGGGTCCGTTCACCGCGAAGATCGGTGCCCTGCTTCGCGTCATGCCCACACAAATGGCACAGGACGGCATGCTCTTCAAGATCATCCTCAAGAAGTGGGGAACGGCCTGCATGAACCAGATGTCCATCGAGATGGGCGACTCGCCTATCAAGAACTGGACGGGGAGCAACAGGGATTTCGGCACCGACAGGTCGAAGCCCACGAATCCCGATGCGATCATCGAGAGGGAACGGATCAAGTATCACTGTTATTCCTGTCCCCTGGGATGCGGCGGCATCTGCACCATGGAGGGGAAATACACCGAGACCCACAAGCCGGAATACGAGACGATCCTTGCCTTGGGCGGGCTCTGTATGAACGCCGATGCGGACAGCCTCTTTGAAATGAACGAGATGCTCAACAGGGCCGGCATGGACACCATATCGGCGGGAAGCACCGTGGCCTTCGCCATTGAATGTTATGAGCGGGGGATCATTACGAAAGAAGATACGGGCGGTCTGGAATTGACCTGGGGAAATGCACCGGCCATAGTGGAGCTTGTTCAGAAAATGATCACCCGGGAGGGTATCGGCGATCTCCTGGCGGACGGGTCGAAATTTGCCGCTGAGCGGATCGGAAAGAATTCCGCTGCGTTCGCCATGCATGCCGGCGGCCAGGACCTGCCCATGCATGACGGCCGGAACGATCCGGGGTTCGCCCTCCACTACAGCGTGGAACCAACGCCGGGCCGGCATACGATAGGGGCCCAGCTGTATTACGAGATGTTTCAGCTCTGGAGGAAGGTGAAGGACCTTCCAAAGGCGCAGATGCTCTACAGCAAGGACAGGAAGTTTGAGACGGGTGAGGACAAAGCGATCAAAGCCGCCGCGTGCAGCAAGTACGTGAACGTCATGAACGGGGCGGGCCTGTGTCTCTTCTCGGCCTTTCTGGGCGCGCACCGGCTTCCCCTCTTTGAATGGTTGAACGCGGCTACGGGGTGGAACAAAACGGCGGAGGAATACCTGGAGATCGGAGAACGGATCCAGACGCTCCGCCAGGCCTTCAACATCAAGCACGGCATAAAACCGCGGACCTTTGTGATCCCTAACCGCGCACTGGGAAAGGAACCGCTTTCCGAGGGAGCGAACAAGAGCCGCACCGTCGATATCGAGCCCATGATACGTGATTACTGGCGGCTCTTCGGCTGGGACGAGACCTCGGGAAACCCAAAGGAGGAGAGCATAAAGCGGCTCGGGATAAAACAATAA